The Rhodopseudomonas palustris genome window below encodes:
- a CDS encoding ammonium transporter → MTFKRPYGAGLAVLAAGMFAATAAYAEPTVNKGDNAWMLTSTVLVLLMTIPGLALFYGGLVRSKNMLSVLAQVFYTVCIACIIWALYGYSLAFTGGSDFIGGFSKAFLAGVTTDSKAATFSVDANISELVYVCFQMTFCAITPALIVGAFAERTRFAAVALFIPLWITLIYLPMAHMVWYWAGPDAINDAAKALAAAADEAAKTAAQAKLDEVNADAGFLFKKGAIDFAGGTVVHINAGIAGLVGALLVGRRTGYGKELMAPHSLTMTMIGASLLWVGWFGFNAGSNLEASGGAALAMTNSFVATAAAALSWMFAEWIFKGHPSVLGALSGAVAGLVAVTPAAGFSGPMGAIVLGLVVGVVCLFFCTVVKNALKYDDSLDVFGVHAVGGIVGAIGTGILVNPALGGTGVYDYVAGKVGDYDMTTQLISQCWGVGTTVLLSGIGSAILYKVVDVIVGLRAPVEVEREGLDLVEHTERAYNM, encoded by the coding sequence ATGACGTTCAAACGTCCCTACGGCGCGGGACTGGCGGTCCTTGCGGCCGGCATGTTCGCCGCAACCGCGGCCTACGCCGAGCCAACGGTCAACAAGGGCGACAACGCCTGGATGCTCACCTCGACGGTGCTGGTGCTGTTGATGACCATCCCGGGCCTGGCGCTGTTCTACGGCGGTCTGGTCCGTTCCAAGAACATGCTCTCGGTGCTGGCGCAGGTGTTCTACACCGTGTGTATCGCCTGCATCATCTGGGCCCTGTACGGCTACAGCCTCGCCTTCACCGGCGGTTCGGACTTCATCGGCGGCTTCTCCAAGGCGTTCCTCGCCGGCGTGACCACCGACTCCAAGGCCGCAACCTTCTCGGTCGACGCCAACATCTCGGAGCTGGTGTACGTCTGCTTCCAGATGACCTTCTGCGCGATCACTCCCGCGCTGATCGTCGGCGCCTTCGCTGAACGTACCCGGTTCGCCGCCGTGGCGCTGTTCATCCCGCTGTGGATCACCCTGATCTACCTGCCGATGGCCCACATGGTCTGGTACTGGGCCGGTCCGGACGCGATCAACGACGCCGCCAAGGCGCTCGCTGCCGCTGCCGACGAAGCCGCCAAGACCGCCGCGCAGGCCAAGCTCGACGAAGTCAACGCCGACGCCGGCTTCCTGTTCAAGAAGGGCGCGATCGACTTCGCGGGCGGCACCGTGGTGCACATCAACGCCGGCATCGCCGGTCTGGTGGGCGCCCTGCTGGTCGGCCGTCGCACCGGCTACGGCAAGGAGCTGATGGCTCCGCACTCGCTGACCATGACCATGATCGGCGCCTCGCTGCTCTGGGTCGGCTGGTTCGGCTTCAACGCCGGTTCGAACCTCGAAGCTTCGGGCGGCGCTGCGCTCGCCATGACCAACTCCTTCGTCGCGACTGCGGCGGCGGCGCTGTCGTGGATGTTCGCCGAGTGGATCTTCAAGGGTCATCCGTCGGTGCTCGGTGCGCTGTCGGGCGCCGTCGCCGGTCTGGTCGCAGTCACTCCGGCCGCCGGCTTCTCCGGCCCGATGGGCGCGATCGTGCTCGGCCTGGTGGTCGGCGTGGTCTGCCTGTTCTTCTGCACCGTGGTGAAGAACGCGCTGAAGTATGACGACTCGCTCGACGTGTTCGGCGTCCACGCGGTCGGCGGTATCGTCGGCGCGATCGGCACCGGCATCCTGGTGAACCCGGCTCTCGGCGGCACCGGCGTGTACGACTACGTGGCCGGCAAGGTCGGCGACTACGACATGACCACCCAGCTGATCTCGCAGTGCTGGGGCGTCGGCACCACCGTGCTGCTGTCCGGCATCGGCTCGGCGATCCTCTACAAGGTCGTCGACGTGATCGTCGGTCTGCGGGCCCCGGTGGAAGTCGAACGCGAAGGCCTCGACCTCGTCGAGCACACCGAGCGCGCTTACAACATGTAA
- a CDS encoding nucleotidyltransferase family protein yields the protein MDRRTALEILKNSEAPLRARGVRRAALFGSVARGTNLPDSDIDVLIEIDPTARITVFDYVELKDYIAGLFDHPVDVVNRDQLKPSVAPSAAQDAIYAF from the coding sequence ATGGACCGCCGCACCGCACTTGAGATCTTGAAGAATTCGGAGGCCCCGCTACGTGCGCGCGGTGTCCGGCGGGCTGCCCTGTTTGGATCGGTGGCGCGTGGTACTAACCTTCCGGACAGCGATATCGATGTGCTGATCGAGATCGATCCGACGGCTCGCATCACCGTGTTCGACTACGTGGAGCTAAAGGACTACATCGCAGGCCTGTTCGACCATCCGGTCGACGTCGTGAACCGCGACCAGCTCAAGCCGTCCGTTGCGCCGAGCGCCGCGCAAGATGCCATCTATGCGTTCTGA
- a CDS encoding ammonium transporter, with protein sequence MTLLLRRAASAATGYILATFGLAAAGVTPALAQGTATGTPGISPADTAWMTVATAFVLMMTIPGLALFYSGMVRKKNVLATMAQSLAAVALISILWVAFGYSLAFTGSGSLIGSFDRIFLAGMTMDSVNPAAKTIPEALFMLYQMTFAVITVALVAGSVADRMRFSAYLLFSIGWFIFVYVPLAHWIWGGGFLGAMGVLDFAGGLVVHLSAGTGGLVAAIVIGRRHGYGMENLSPFDLSLAVIGTGLLWVGWFGFNGGSALAADSRAVFAITATHLAACSGALTWGAIEWMARRKPSVLGMISGAVAGLGTITPASGYVEPWHGVVIGIVAGLICYWACTWLKHKLRYDDSLDVFGVHGIGGLTGTFLAGIFATASIGGVSGALEGSWMQPLTQLAGILVTFVWSGVATYVLLKAVSLFVALRVSREHEIEGLDISQHGEALQ encoded by the coding sequence ATGACCTTGTTGCTACGCCGCGCGGCGTCGGCCGCGACGGGCTACATCCTTGCAACATTCGGCCTTGCGGCAGCCGGCGTGACGCCGGCTCTGGCGCAGGGGACGGCCACGGGGACGCCCGGCATCAGCCCGGCCGACACCGCCTGGATGACGGTCGCGACCGCCTTCGTGCTGATGATGACCATCCCCGGTCTGGCGCTGTTCTACTCCGGCATGGTGCGCAAGAAGAACGTGCTGGCCACGATGGCCCAGAGCCTCGCGGCCGTGGCGTTGATTTCGATCCTGTGGGTGGCGTTCGGCTATTCGCTCGCCTTCACCGGCAGCGGCAGCCTGATCGGCTCGTTCGACCGAATCTTCCTGGCCGGCATGACCATGGACAGCGTCAATCCGGCGGCCAAGACCATCCCGGAAGCGCTGTTCATGCTCTACCAGATGACGTTTGCGGTCATCACGGTGGCCCTGGTGGCCGGCTCGGTCGCCGACCGGATGCGGTTTTCCGCCTACCTGTTGTTCTCGATCGGCTGGTTCATCTTCGTCTATGTGCCGCTGGCGCATTGGATCTGGGGCGGCGGCTTTTTGGGCGCGATGGGCGTGCTCGATTTCGCCGGCGGCCTGGTGGTGCACCTGTCGGCCGGCACCGGCGGCCTGGTGGCGGCGATCGTGATCGGCCGCCGCCACGGCTACGGCATGGAAAACCTGTCGCCGTTCGACCTGTCGCTCGCCGTCATCGGCACCGGCCTGTTGTGGGTCGGCTGGTTCGGCTTCAATGGCGGCTCCGCGCTGGCGGCGGATTCCCGCGCGGTGTTCGCCATCACCGCCACCCACCTCGCCGCCTGCTCCGGCGCGCTGACCTGGGGCGCGATCGAATGGATGGCGCGGCGCAAGCCGTCGGTGCTCGGCATGATCTCCGGCGCCGTCGCCGGTCTCGGCACCATTACGCCGGCGTCGGGCTATGTCGAACCCTGGCATGGCGTGGTGATCGGTATCGTCGCCGGCCTGATCTGCTACTGGGCCTGCACCTGGCTGAAGCACAAGCTGCGCTACGACGACTCGCTCGACGTATTCGGCGTCCACGGCATCGGCGGTCTCACCGGGACGTTCCTGGCCGGCATCTTCGCTACCGCCTCGATCGGCGGCGTCTCAGGCGCGCTCGAGGGCTCCTGGATGCAGCCGCTGACCCAGCTTGCCGGTATCTTAGTCACCTTCGTCTGGTCCGGCGTGGCCACCTATGTGCTGCTGAAAGCCGTCAGCCTGTTCGTGGCGCTCCGCGTCTCCCGCGAGCACGAGATCGAAGGCCTGGATATTTCGCAGCATGGAGAGGCGCTGCAGTAA
- a CDS encoding P-II family nitrogen regulator, with product MKLVVAIIKPFKLDEVRQALTEIGVHGMTVTEVKGYGRQRGHTEIYRGAEYIVNFLPKLRIEIAVDSALADKAVEVITRGARTGQIGDGKIFVTPIDRALRIRTGETDVDAL from the coding sequence TCGCCATCATCAAACCTTTCAAGCTGGACGAGGTCCGCCAGGCGCTGACCGAGATCGGCGTTCACGGCATGACCGTCACCGAGGTCAAGGGCTACGGCCGCCAGCGCGGCCATACCGAGATCTATCGTGGTGCCGAGTACATCGTGAATTTCCTGCCCAAGCTGCGGATCGAGATTGCGGTCGATTCCGCCCTCGCCGACAAGGCGGTCGAAGTCATCACCCGCGGCGCCCGCACCGGTCAAATCGGTGACGGCAAGATTTTCGTCACGCCGATCGACCGCGCGTTGCGGATCCGCACCGGCGAGACCGACGTCGACGCGCTGTAA
- a CDS encoding P-II family nitrogen regulator, with protein sequence MKIVMAIIKPFKLEEVRDALTAIGVHGLTVTEVKGYGRQKGHTEIYRGAEYAVSFLPKIKIEVAIANEQVEKTIEAITSAAKTGQIGDGKIFVIGLDHAVRIRTGEADAAAL encoded by the coding sequence ATGAAAATTGTTATGGCGATCATTAAGCCATTCAAACTCGAAGAAGTCCGTGACGCCCTGACCGCCATCGGCGTTCACGGTTTGACGGTGACGGAAGTGAAGGGATACGGCCGCCAGAAAGGCCACACGGAGATCTACCGCGGCGCTGAATACGCGGTGAGCTTCCTGCCCAAGATCAAGATCGAGGTCGCGATTGCCAACGAGCAGGTCGAGAAGACCATCGAGGCGATCACCAGCGCCGCCAAGACCGGCCAGATCGGCGACGGCAAGATCTTCGTCATCGGCCTCGACCACGCCGTGCGCATCCGCACCGGCGAGGCCGACGCGGCCGCCCTCTGA